A stretch of the Chitiniphilus purpureus genome encodes the following:
- a CDS encoding tetratricopeptide repeat protein encodes MNTAEFADIASLIQMSEQLTYTEPETSLKLAEAATRLASSCNDPQLAARAWRRHGCMLFAFGHIPDGQVSHLKALTIAETEDLATLRGELLQELAGAYYTQGEFDEAIDYWADCLADNNPAFSAATRIYAYIGLGQVYFAHEQFEMALQQHQNAADLLEDGMSDELHARVLINLAADQLALQQYNTAQQTLERAWPLALAEGHKEYQGEILVYWAHVALGCGDTQGAWQFLSKARALRRVWHWGETSEMMLHGRILIAEGKQEEARQAIHRALERSNEIGTDHKTFKAHHLLAHIYSELGNQAAAEQHHRLYQEAYKRIISTSTYSKLKDLEVRLAY; translated from the coding sequence ATGAATACGGCCGAGTTCGCCGATATCGCATCTCTGATCCAGATGAGCGAACAGCTCACCTATACGGAACCGGAGACCTCGCTCAAATTGGCCGAAGCCGCCACTCGCCTCGCTTCAAGCTGCAACGATCCGCAACTGGCCGCCCGCGCATGGCGCCGCCATGGCTGTATGTTGTTTGCATTCGGCCATATTCCGGATGGCCAGGTGTCGCACCTGAAAGCGCTGACGATCGCCGAGACCGAGGACCTCGCCACACTGCGCGGCGAGCTTTTGCAGGAGCTGGCCGGGGCTTATTACACGCAAGGCGAATTCGACGAGGCCATCGACTATTGGGCCGATTGCCTGGCCGACAACAATCCTGCCTTTTCCGCCGCCACCCGCATCTATGCCTATATCGGTCTGGGTCAGGTCTATTTCGCCCATGAGCAGTTCGAGATGGCGCTGCAGCAGCATCAGAATGCAGCCGACCTGCTTGAGGACGGGATGAGCGACGAGCTGCATGCCAGGGTCTTGATCAACCTGGCGGCCGACCAATTGGCATTGCAGCAATACAACACCGCACAGCAGACACTTGAACGCGCCTGGCCGCTGGCGCTGGCCGAAGGACACAAGGAATACCAGGGCGAGATCCTGGTCTATTGGGCCCACGTCGCGCTCGGGTGCGGTGATACGCAGGGCGCGTGGCAGTTCCTGTCCAAGGCACGGGCCCTGCGTCGCGTGTGGCATTGGGGCGAGACCTCGGAAATGATGCTGCACGGGCGCATCCTGATTGCCGAAGGCAAACAGGAAGAAGCGCGGCAGGCGATCCATCGTGCCTTGGAGCGCTCCAACGAGATCGGTACCGACCACAAGACATTCAAGGCACATCACCTGCTGGCGCACATCTATAGCGAATTGGGCAACCAGGCTGCGGCCGAACAGCATCACCGGCTGTACCAGGAAGCCTACAAGCGCATCATCAGTACCAGCACCTATAGCAAGCTCAAAGACCTGGAAGTGCGCTTGGCGTATTGA